A genomic region of Rhipicephalus sanguineus isolate Rsan-2018 chromosome 1, BIME_Rsan_1.4, whole genome shotgun sequence contains the following coding sequences:
- the LOC125760320 gene encoding LOW QUALITY PROTEIN: uncharacterized protein LOC125760320 (The sequence of the model RefSeq protein was modified relative to this genomic sequence to represent the inferred CDS: deleted 1 base in 1 codon) — MPRCFVTGCRSGYDSTRSADEKRHFFKPPTDDVRLQEWQRAIPRLDKELSRSCAVCDLHFQEDDIVKDYVHKVHGDVVVIPRGKWALKEDAVPRIFPNCPKYLSKPARKRKAPTVRTPTRPKRKKDKTDTDQEAATPDFGVPNDSSAGSENSVTLENNTQLFSELSDIAAAGQRIQGWSLEVVGTTIVLYKLAMREEIPEIDRAVVVSKRLTLSVSAKGQLVTSAVYSTGAGIELKSCDDLKCLLSRIERLNICEGCPAYNYPHVLSSSVAVKNGETWHRKSCTVLCLTAVCQECSSLSKLFSRRRKTSNSLQSKSTKVKSLRRRAIRATIQREKLKKEIATVKKQLKNVTEERMERALDILPAKQQLAFKNAFQVAKAKAKNGKRYTEEWLMTCLLLQISSPKAYKLLSDMQVLPLPTRARLRQIISGIPCRYGFNEVSLKSIQEHFQKKSHLQRCGVLLLDEVKLKQSVAFNKTSYKMDGFVDYGDVTNVTTDQLADHALVFMFVPLFESWVQPIASFATKGAAPGRILAQLLLSAVLQLHKHNASVLVVVSDGAGNNRSMWTNLGISGDMMSPCNSIEHPWEPSQKIFFICDVPHIVKCIRNHLKKHTYGMAGDHQINFAHYVALYEAEKSKHTRVVPKLTKAHVAPDNLQKMSVRLATQLFSRGTAIGIRIYREAGTEGLRGSEGTEVFTRLLNDLFDALNIKLPERGIKRHSKEIQASSGSSSYVLMLIVCGYFTSFIQVIKDFLEMLNSTEKNSVEQGLKLFASQQTTQSLRVTLMSTLEVIEFLLDEGAHYVLTAKLNQDPLERHFGLVRSFGGDESHPTVVNFTQIFRLLSLYTPIKTAMRGSVQGVPGNVLASVQDTLRTTREVQRTKHACLREFIEKKLLRIVCETSGESGEQIDDHSYFKGEVDDAIVYYMSGYVVYKFQKHTACLLCLEDISSAEPVVGSDAYLTTYRSFKEGCMKHPTAKMLSVMRVVNDVVSSTLDEAGACETIFWKVLEELEKCSIARLGCSEHVTTFTCQILNFVIVTRMHFFSRDFNHKLESKEKVAVANKKARLL; from the exons ATGCCTCGCTGCTTTGTGACTGGCTGCCGAAGCGGCTATGATTCAACGAGATCCGCGGACGAA AAAAGACATTTTTTCAAGCCGCCCACTGACGACGTGCGCCTTCAAGAGTGGCAACGCGCAATACCCAGATTAGACAAGGAGCTGTCACGCTCTTGTGCTGTTTGTGACCTGCACTTTCAGGAGGACGATATTGTGAAGGACTACGTGCACAAAGTTCATGGTGACGTTGTTGTCATACCACGTGGTAAGTGGGCTCTTAAGGAAGATGCTGTGCCGCGCATTTTTCCCAATTGCCCCAAGTACTTGTCGAAGCCAGCGCGAAAACGCAAGGCCCCAACAGTGCGTACACCTACTCGGCCTAAGCGCAAAAAAGATAAAACGGACACTGACCAAGAAGCTGCGACACCGGACTTCGGCGTCCCTAACGATAGCAGTGCTGGCAGTGAAAACAGTGTTACGCTAGAGAACAACACACAGCTCTTCAGCGAGTTGTCTGACATAGCAGCAGCAGGCCAACGGATCCAGGGTTGGTCGCTCGAGGTTGTTGGCACTACAATCGTGTTGTACAAGCTGGCAATGCGAGAAGAAATTCCAGAGATCGACAGGGCTGTGGTAGTGTCGAAACGCCTGACCTTGTCTGTCAGTGCCAAGGGGCAACTTGTTACATCAGCTGTGTATAGTACTGGTGCGGGAATTGAATTGAAATCGTGCGATGATTTAAAGTGCCTACTTTCACGCATTGAAAGGCTGAACATTTGTGAAGGTTGCCCTGCTTATAATTACCCGCACGTCTTGTCATCATCTGTGGCCGTTAAAAATGGGGAAACATGGCATCGCAAATCGTGCACAGTTCTATGTCTGACAGCAGTATGTCAGGAATGCAGCAGTCTGTCCaagttgttttcacggcggcgcAAGACAAGCAACAGCTTGCAATCTAAGAGTACCAAAGTGAAGTCTCTGCGTCGAAGGGCAATACGAGCGACGATTCAGAGAGAAAAGTTGAAGAAAGAGATAGCCACCGTGAAAAAACAACTCAAGAATGTTACAGAGGAGAGGATGGAACGTGCACTTGACATTCTTCCAGCCAAACAGCAGCTGGCTTTCAAGAATGCTTTTCAGGTAGCAAAGGCAAAGGCAAAAAATGGGAAGCGATACACAGAAGAATGGCTGATGACATGCCTTCTGCTGCAGATTTCCAGTCCTAAAGCTTACAAGCTGTTATCTGATATGCAGGTTTTGCCTCTTCCTACAAGAGCACGCCTTCGTCAGATTATTAGTGGCATTCCCTGCAGATATGGCTTTAATGAGGTATCGCTGAAGAGCATCCAAGAGCATTTTCAGAAGAAGAGCCATCTTCAAAGGTGCGGTGTTCTGTTGCTTGATGAGGTAAAGCTCAAGCAATCTGTTGCTTTCAACAAAACATCATATAAGATGGATGGCTTCGTTGACTATGGCGATGTGACAAATGTCACCACTGACCAACTCGCTGACCACGCACTCGTGTTCATGTTTGTTCCACTATTTGAGAGCTGGGTTCAACCCATAGCGTCTTTTGCCACAAAAGGTGCTGCACCTGGACGGATCCTTGCACAGCTCCTTTTGAGTGCCGTGTTGCAGCTTCACAAACATAATGCTTCAGTGCTTGTGGTTGTAAGCGATGGAGCTGGTAATAACCGCTCAATGTGGACAAACCTGGGTATATCAGGAGACATGATGTCACCATGCAACAGCATCGAGCATCCTTGGGAACCCTCACAGAAGATCTTCTTTATCTGTGACGTCCCGCACATAGTCAAGTGCATCAGAAATCACCTGAAAAAGCACACCTATGGAATG GCTGGGGATCATCAGATAAATTTCGCACATTATGTTGCCCTGTACGAAGCTGAGAAGAGCAAACATACAAGAGTCGTGCCAAAACTGACAAAAGCACATGTTGCCCCAGACAACCTTCAGAAGATGAGTGTCCGACTTGCTACACAG CTGTTCAGCCGCGGAACGGCTATTGGCATCCGAATATACAGAGAAGCCGGTACTGAAGGCCTGAGGGGCTCTGAGGGAACCGAAGTATTCACCAGACTCCTGAATGACCTGTTCGATGCTTTGAACATAAAGCTACCCGAACGAGGCATCAAACGCCACTCAAAGGAAATACAGGCAAGTTCTGGTTCATCTTCATACGTGTTGATGCTTATAGTGTGCGGATATTTTACCTCATTCATTCAGGTCATCAAGGACTTCTTGGAAATGCTGAATTCCACAGAAAAGAACTCCGTGGAGCAAGGTCTCAAGCTCTTTGCATCGCAACAAACCACTCAATCTCTGCGTGTTACCTTGATGTCAACGCTTGAAGTCATCGAGTTCTTGCTGGATGAGGGCGCACACTATGTTTTGACAGCAAAATTGAACCAGGATCCCTTGGAG CGCCACTTCGGACTTGTTCGGTCATTCGGAGGAGATGAATCTCACCCTACCGTGGTCAACTTTACTCAGATCTTCCGCCTTCTCAGTTTGTACACACCTATAAAGACCGCAATGCGCGGCAGTGTGCAAGGTGTACCAGGGAATGTGCTTGCCAGCGTACAGGACACATTGCGGACAACAAGAGAAGTTCAGCGCACCAAACATGCTTGCTTGCGGGAATTTATAGAGAAAAAACTGCTAAGAATTGTATGTGAAACATCCGGAGAGTCTGGAGAGCAGATTGACGACCACTCGTACTTCAAAGGAGAAGTGGACGACGCTATTGTGTACTACATGAGTGGATATGTAGTGTACAAATTTCAAAAGCATACAGCATGCCTTCTGTGCTTAGAAGATATAAGCAGTGCAGAGCCCGTAGTTGGCTCTGATGCATATCTGACGACTTATAGAAGTTTCAAGGAAGGCTGCATGAAGCATCCAACAGCTAAAATGTTAAGTGTAATGAGAGTTGTGAATGATGTTGTTTCTTCAACATTAGATGAGGCTGGTGCTTGTGAAACCATCTTCTGGAAAGTGCTGGAAGAGCTTGAAAAGTGCAGCATTGCTCGTTTGGGCTGTTCAGAGCATGTAACAACATTCACTTGCCAAATATTGAACTTTGTCATTGTGACGAGAATGCATTTCTTCTCCAGGGATTTCAACCACAAGTTAGAAAGCAAGGAAAAGGTGGCTGTAGCGAACAAAAAAGCACGTCTCCTGTAA